A window of the Henckelia pumila isolate YLH828 chromosome 3, ASM3356847v2, whole genome shotgun sequence genome harbors these coding sequences:
- the LOC140887819 gene encoding uncharacterized protein isoform X3 yields the protein MSASSKFELSSASPDRPLYAAGHRGSYGAATLDRSGSFRENMENPLLSSLPNMTRSTSSVTQGDVLNFFQCVRFDPKSMVVEHKLNRPAEFKRLASAVGFPSEESLTAPTKSKLSTPAPEDLRRLKSGVRESGTKARERVKILNDCLSVINKCFPTIPSRKRSRLDTLSNDRSNTLLSIDRSTPAMGIGKIGSQNHASTSGFEMEQQKADERSKNAFPNKRTRTSMVDVRPEMRASTPSKSSGTMEKDRDAVRLSNSSGIQGEERSLSISVDGWEKSKMKKKRTGIKPDVTPSSMTTKPVDGYRETKQGMQPRLPTEARSRLNDSHGFRAGVANGSLGVGKAEATSQTSSGIRSSISRTDSDNSSLLHERRERPSGQEKERVNLKAVNRASSREDLSSGSPTSSSKLNANIRAPRSGSVGGVSKLSHVAQRSTSSDDWELSNCTSKLPCVFGANNRKRTPSARSTSPPVANWVQRPQKISRTARRTNLSPIVPGNDENPPLDTAEVMVNERRLPAHSPQHVKIKGDNFSPAALSETEESGAPEMKSRDKNKKCDEIDEKSGQNVQKMSTLLLPPRKNKATCEDDHGDGVRRQGRTGRGFTSSKPLLTLTAERLGNVGTTKQIRSSRLGLEKTESRAGRPPTRKLSDRKAYTRQKHMAISMTADFLVGSDNGHEELLAAANAVTNRGQFLSSPFWREMEPLFRFISDADISYLKEQVTLGSAVDNPAAAPFAADSSTSIPNGCNLDDCKEIETVSVEVSPERLGSRAKTYNEISLFQRLIAALIPEEGNQELSCSMEDLNHDVYESRNKMGNDMVSDTFFPKMCRSSDLSGYPSSYGNGVNTNGKSIYELNHTMPENNIVSMPNTIYIPSHDHMQNGIVSDQVLPGTTYSEYQYYSIPTDERLIEEVHSIGIYPDLVNGDEDINEDIGKMDDKYQEQVSKKKRLLGKLLSSASKAKELQEKEFEGHGLENLVAMAYTKYRNCRGSNVHGMKSATGKMAKQAALTFVKRTLERCQEFEATGKSCFDEPLYRDMFLAGVSRLTDEQPPNLNNDNEFCEPYLRTSGGSMEVRASAHVGAQQSPSNNQETYYSEVFPSSNLGSEPNSGKEDSWSNRVKRRELLLDEVGVSTSPGAPSCIRGSLVCSAKGKRTERDREGKGNSREVVSRSGTAKIGRPASATVKGERKSKAKPKQKNVHLSASINGPLGKMAEQTKGMLPSTLKSNDMIGREIPEDKNDYNLDILEEPIDLSGLQLPDMDPNDFSGKGEDIGSWLDIEDDGLQDHDYMGGLEIPMDDLTNLNMMI from the exons ATGTCAGCTTCTAGCAAGTTTGAACTTTCTTCCGCTAGCCCAGATAGGCCATTATATGCAGCTGGGCATCGTGGATCTTATGGTGCTGCTACATTGGACAGATCTGGTAGCTTCCGCGAGAACATGGAGAACCCACTTTTATCCAGCCTACCAAATATGACAAGAAGCACTTCATCTGTAACTCAAGGAGACGTGCTTAATTTTTTCCAATGCGTGCGTTTTGATCCGAAATCCATGGTGGTTGAGCATAAGCTGAATCGACCAGCAGAATTTAAGCGGCTTGCAAGTGCTGTTGGGTTTCCTTCGGAAGAGTCTCTAACGGCACCTACAAAAAGCAAACTGTCTACTCCTGCCCCGGAGGATCTCAGACGGCTCAAATCTGGTGTGCGGGAGAGTGGGACTAAAGCAAG GGAACGAGTGAAGATATTGAACGACTGTTTATCAGTAATCAATAAGTGCTTCCCGACCATTCCATCCAGAAAGAGATCGCGGTTGGATACCCTGTCCAACGACCGATCAAACACATTGTTGTCAATTGACCGTTCCACACCAGCAATGGGCATTGGTAAAATTGGATCTCAAAATCACGCAAGTACAAGTGGTTTTGAAATGGAGCAGCAAAAAGCCGATGAACGATCCAAAAATGCCTTTCCAAACAAGCGTACTCGAACTTCTATGGTCGATGTTAGG CCGGAAATGCGTGCCAGTACCCCTTCAAAGTCTTCTGGAACTATGGAAAAGGACAGGGATGCTGTAAGACTCTCCAACAGCAGTGGAATTCAGGGTGAGGAGCGTTCTTTATCAATTAGTGTTGATGGTTGGGAGAAGTCAAAAATGAAGAAAAAGCGTACTGGCATAAAGCCAGATGTTACTCCCAGTTCAATGACAACAAAACCTGTTGATGGTTATCGGGAAACCAAACAAGGAATGCAGCCAAGGCTTCCTACTGAAGCTCGTTCGAGGTTGAATGATTCTCATGGCTTTAG AGCTGGAGTTGCCAATGGAAGTTTGGGAGTAGGAAAAGCTGAAGCTACCTCGCAGACCAGCTCGGGCATTCGTTCTTCTATTTCTAGAACTGATTCAGACAATAGTTCCCTTCTCCATGAAAGGAGAGAACGTCCAAGTGGTCAAGAGAAAGAAAGGGTGAATCTGAAAGCTGTAAACAG GGCAAGTTCCCGAGAAGATTTAAGTTCAGGCAGCCCTACCTCAAGCTCAAAGTTGAATGCTAACATACGTGCCCCACGGTCTGGTTCAGTTGGTGGGGTTTCCAAGTTGTCTCATGTGGCACAACGTTCCACATCATCTGATGATTGGGAATTATCTAATTGCACGAGTAAACTTCCTTGTGTCTTTGGGGCTAACAATCGCAAGCGTACACCTTCTGCACGGTCTACATCTCCTCCAGTTGCCAATTGGGTTCAGAGGCCGCAGAAAATTTCTCGAACTGCAAGAAGAACTAATTTATCACCCATTGTTCCTGGAAATGACGAGAACCCTCCTTTGGATACGGCTGAAGTGATGGTAAATGAAAGGCGTTTGCCTGCTCATTCTCCTCAGCATGTTAAAATAAAAGGTGACAATTTCTCTCCAGCTGCGTTATCTGAAACTGAGGAATCAGGTGCTCCTGAAATGAAGTCAAGAGACAAGAATAAAAAATGTGATGAGATAGATGAGAAAAGTGGCCAGAATGTCCAGAAAATGTCAACCCTACTCTTACCGCCAAGAAAAAATAAGGCCACCTGTGAGGATGATCATGGGGATGGTGTCAGAAGGCAAGGCAGAACAGGTCGCGGATTTACTTCATCAAAACCCCTCTTGACTTTAACAGCTGAGAGGCTTGGCAATGTGGGAACAACAAAACAAATTAGAAGTTCCAGACTTGGTCTTGAGAAGACTGAAAG CAGAGCAGGTCGACCACCTACAAGAAAGCTTTCTGACAGGAAAGCATATACACGTCAAAAGCATATGGCTATAAGTATGACAGCAGATTTCCTGG TTGGTTCTGATAATGGACATGAAGAGCTCTTGGCTGCTGCAAATGCCGTTACGAACAGAG GCCAATTCCTTTCTAGCCCGTTCTGGAGGGAGATGGAGCCTTTGTTTCGTTTTATATCTGATGCAGACATCTCCTATTTGAAAGAACAG GTGACCCTTGGTTCAGCTGTAGATAATCCAGCAGCAGCACCTTTTGCTGCAGATAGTTCGACTTCAATACCTAATGGCTGCAATCTAGATGATTGTAAGGAGATTGAAACAGTAAGTGTCGAGGTTAGCCCAGAACGATTGGGTTCAAGAGCGAAGACATACAATGAGATCTCTCTGTTCCAGAGACTTATTGCAGCTTTGATTCCTGAAGAAGGAAATCAAGAGCTTAGCTGCAGTATGGAAGACCTCAATCACGATGTGTATGAATCACGAAATAAGATGGGAAATGATATGGTATCAGATACATTCTTCCCCAAAATGTGTCGAAGTAGTGACCTTTCTGGTTATCCTTCTTCTTATGGTAATGGTGTAAATACTAATGGTAAATCAATTTATGAGCTGAACCACACTATGCCAGAAAACAATATTGTATCCATGCCGAACACAATATATATACCAAGCCATGATCATATGCAAAACGGTATAGTTTCGGACCAGGTATTGCCTGGCACAACATACTCCGAGTATCAGTACTATAGCATTCCAACGGATGAACGACTTATTGAGGAGGTTCACAGTATTGGAATCTATCCAGATCTTGTG AACGGAGATGAAGACATAAACGAAGATATTGGTAAAATGGATGACAAATACCAGGAACAG GTGTCCAAGAAGAAAAGGCTACTTGGGAAACTACTAAGTTCCGCTTCTAAGGCTAAAGAACTCCAGGAAAA GGAATTTGAAGGACATGGTCTTGAGAATCTTGTGGCAATGGCTTATACAAAGTACAGG AATTGCCGGGGTTCTAATGTTCATGGGATGAAGAGTGCTACTGGTAAAATGGCCAAACAAGCTGCCTTAACTTTTGTTAAGCGCACACTGGAACGATGCCAGGAATTTGAGGCAACTGGAAAGAGTTGCTTTGATGAACCATTGTACAGGGACATGTTCCTTGCTGGAGTATCACGGCTCACTGATGAACAACCTCCAAATTTAAACAACGATAATGAATTTTGCGAGCCTTATCTTAGGACATCTGGAGGCTCTATGGAAGTTAGAGCTTCAG CTCATGTGGGTGCGCAGCAGAGTCCTTCAAACAATCAGGAAACGTATTATTCTGAAGTGTTCCCATCGTCAAATTTGGGGTCTGAACCAAATTCTGGTAAAGAAGATAGCTGGTCAAATAGAGTGAAAAGGAGGGAACTACTACTTGATGAAGTTGGTGTTAGCACATCTCCGGGTGCCCCATCGTGCATTAGAGGTTCACTTGTATGCAGTGCAAAAGGAAAAAGGACAGAGAGAGACAGAGAAGGGAAAGGAAATAGCAGGGAGGTGGTGTCCAGAAGTGGAACTGCTAAAATTGGTCGCCCTGCATCAGCCACTGTCAAGGGTGAGCGGAAGTCCAAGGCAAAACCTAAGCAGAAAAATGTTCATTTATCTGCTTCTATTAATGGTCCTCTAGGAAAGATGGCAGAACAAACAAAAGGAATGTTGCCATCAACACTCAAGTCAAACGATATGATTGGAAGAGAGATCCCTGAGGATAAAAACGATTATAATCTTGACATATTGGAGGAACCAATAGATTTATCTGGGCTGCAACTCCCTGACATGGATCCCAATGATTTTAGTGGTAAAGGAGAAGATATAGGATCATGGTTGGATATAGAAGACGACGGATTACAAGATCATGATTATATGGGTGGCCTTGAAATACCAATGGATGACCTGACGAATTTAAATATGATGATTTGA
- the LOC140887819 gene encoding uncharacterized protein isoform X1, translating into MSASSKFELSSASPDRPLYAAGHRGSYGAATLDRSGSFRENMENPLLSSLPNMTRSTSSVTQGDVLNFFQCVRFDPKSMVVEHKLNRPAEFKRLASAVGFPSEESLTAPTKSKLSTPAPEDLRRLKSGVRESGTKARERVKILNDCLSVINKCFPTIPSRKRSRLDTLSNDRSNTLLSIDRSTPAMGIGKIGSQNHASTSGFEMEQQKADERSKNAFPNKRTRTSMVDVRPEMRASTPSKSSGTMEKDRDAVRLSNSSGIQGEERSLSISVDGWEKSKMKKKRTGIKPDVTPSSMTTKPVDGYRETKQGMQPRLPTEARSRLNDSHGFRAGVANGSLGVGKAEATSQTSSGIRSSISRTDSDNSSLLHERRERPSGQEKERVNLKAVNRASSREDLSSGSPTSSSKLNANIRAPRSGSVGGVSKLSHVAQRSTSSDDWELSNCTSKLPCVFGANNRKRTPSARSTSPPVANWVQRPQKISRTARRTNLSPIVPGNDENPPLDTAEVMVNERRLPAHSPQHVKIKGDNFSPAALSETEESGAPEMKSRDKNKKCDEIDEKSGQNVQKMSTLLLPPRKNKATCEDDHGDGVRRQGRTGRGFTSSKPLLTLTAERLGNVGTTKQIRSSRLGLEKTESRAGRPPTRKLSDRKAYTRQKHMAISMTADFLAVGSDNGHEELLAAANAVTNRGQFLSSPFWREMEPLFRFISDADISYLKEQVTLGSAVDNPAAAPFAADSSTSIPNGCNLDDCKEIETVSVEVSPERLGSRAKTYNEISLFQRLIAALIPEEGNQELSCSMEDLNHDVYESRNKMGNDMVSDTFFPKMCRSSDLSGYPSSYGNGVNTNGKSIYELNHTMPENNIVSMPNTIYIPSHDHMQNGIVSDQVLPGTTYSEYQYYSIPTDERLIEEVHSIGIYPDLVNGDEDINEDIGKMDDKYQEQVSKKKRLLGKLLSSASKAKELQEKEFEGHGLENLVAMAYTKYRNCRGSNVHGMKSATGKMAKQAALTFVKRTLERCQEFEATGKSCFDEPLYRDMFLAGVSRLTDEQPPNLNNDNEFCEPYLRTSGGSMEVRASAHVGAQQSPSNNQETYYSEVFPSSNLGSEPNSGKEDSWSNRVKRRELLLDEVGVSTSPGAPSCIRGSLVCSAKGKRTERDREGKGNSREVVSRSGTAKIGRPASATVKGERKSKAKPKQKNVHLSASINGPLGKMAEQTKGMLPSTLKSNDMIGREIPEDKNDYNLDILEEPIDLSGLQLPDMDPNDFSGKGEDIGSWLDIEDDGLQDHDYMGGLEIPMDDLTNLNMMI; encoded by the exons ATGTCAGCTTCTAGCAAGTTTGAACTTTCTTCCGCTAGCCCAGATAGGCCATTATATGCAGCTGGGCATCGTGGATCTTATGGTGCTGCTACATTGGACAGATCTGGTAGCTTCCGCGAGAACATGGAGAACCCACTTTTATCCAGCCTACCAAATATGACAAGAAGCACTTCATCTGTAACTCAAGGAGACGTGCTTAATTTTTTCCAATGCGTGCGTTTTGATCCGAAATCCATGGTGGTTGAGCATAAGCTGAATCGACCAGCAGAATTTAAGCGGCTTGCAAGTGCTGTTGGGTTTCCTTCGGAAGAGTCTCTAACGGCACCTACAAAAAGCAAACTGTCTACTCCTGCCCCGGAGGATCTCAGACGGCTCAAATCTGGTGTGCGGGAGAGTGGGACTAAAGCAAG GGAACGAGTGAAGATATTGAACGACTGTTTATCAGTAATCAATAAGTGCTTCCCGACCATTCCATCCAGAAAGAGATCGCGGTTGGATACCCTGTCCAACGACCGATCAAACACATTGTTGTCAATTGACCGTTCCACACCAGCAATGGGCATTGGTAAAATTGGATCTCAAAATCACGCAAGTACAAGTGGTTTTGAAATGGAGCAGCAAAAAGCCGATGAACGATCCAAAAATGCCTTTCCAAACAAGCGTACTCGAACTTCTATGGTCGATGTTAGG CCGGAAATGCGTGCCAGTACCCCTTCAAAGTCTTCTGGAACTATGGAAAAGGACAGGGATGCTGTAAGACTCTCCAACAGCAGTGGAATTCAGGGTGAGGAGCGTTCTTTATCAATTAGTGTTGATGGTTGGGAGAAGTCAAAAATGAAGAAAAAGCGTACTGGCATAAAGCCAGATGTTACTCCCAGTTCAATGACAACAAAACCTGTTGATGGTTATCGGGAAACCAAACAAGGAATGCAGCCAAGGCTTCCTACTGAAGCTCGTTCGAGGTTGAATGATTCTCATGGCTTTAG AGCTGGAGTTGCCAATGGAAGTTTGGGAGTAGGAAAAGCTGAAGCTACCTCGCAGACCAGCTCGGGCATTCGTTCTTCTATTTCTAGAACTGATTCAGACAATAGTTCCCTTCTCCATGAAAGGAGAGAACGTCCAAGTGGTCAAGAGAAAGAAAGGGTGAATCTGAAAGCTGTAAACAG GGCAAGTTCCCGAGAAGATTTAAGTTCAGGCAGCCCTACCTCAAGCTCAAAGTTGAATGCTAACATACGTGCCCCACGGTCTGGTTCAGTTGGTGGGGTTTCCAAGTTGTCTCATGTGGCACAACGTTCCACATCATCTGATGATTGGGAATTATCTAATTGCACGAGTAAACTTCCTTGTGTCTTTGGGGCTAACAATCGCAAGCGTACACCTTCTGCACGGTCTACATCTCCTCCAGTTGCCAATTGGGTTCAGAGGCCGCAGAAAATTTCTCGAACTGCAAGAAGAACTAATTTATCACCCATTGTTCCTGGAAATGACGAGAACCCTCCTTTGGATACGGCTGAAGTGATGGTAAATGAAAGGCGTTTGCCTGCTCATTCTCCTCAGCATGTTAAAATAAAAGGTGACAATTTCTCTCCAGCTGCGTTATCTGAAACTGAGGAATCAGGTGCTCCTGAAATGAAGTCAAGAGACAAGAATAAAAAATGTGATGAGATAGATGAGAAAAGTGGCCAGAATGTCCAGAAAATGTCAACCCTACTCTTACCGCCAAGAAAAAATAAGGCCACCTGTGAGGATGATCATGGGGATGGTGTCAGAAGGCAAGGCAGAACAGGTCGCGGATTTACTTCATCAAAACCCCTCTTGACTTTAACAGCTGAGAGGCTTGGCAATGTGGGAACAACAAAACAAATTAGAAGTTCCAGACTTGGTCTTGAGAAGACTGAAAG CAGAGCAGGTCGACCACCTACAAGAAAGCTTTCTGACAGGAAAGCATATACACGTCAAAAGCATATGGCTATAAGTATGACAGCAGATTTCCTGG CAGTTGGTTCTGATAATGGACATGAAGAGCTCTTGGCTGCTGCAAATGCCGTTACGAACAGAG GCCAATTCCTTTCTAGCCCGTTCTGGAGGGAGATGGAGCCTTTGTTTCGTTTTATATCTGATGCAGACATCTCCTATTTGAAAGAACAG GTGACCCTTGGTTCAGCTGTAGATAATCCAGCAGCAGCACCTTTTGCTGCAGATAGTTCGACTTCAATACCTAATGGCTGCAATCTAGATGATTGTAAGGAGATTGAAACAGTAAGTGTCGAGGTTAGCCCAGAACGATTGGGTTCAAGAGCGAAGACATACAATGAGATCTCTCTGTTCCAGAGACTTATTGCAGCTTTGATTCCTGAAGAAGGAAATCAAGAGCTTAGCTGCAGTATGGAAGACCTCAATCACGATGTGTATGAATCACGAAATAAGATGGGAAATGATATGGTATCAGATACATTCTTCCCCAAAATGTGTCGAAGTAGTGACCTTTCTGGTTATCCTTCTTCTTATGGTAATGGTGTAAATACTAATGGTAAATCAATTTATGAGCTGAACCACACTATGCCAGAAAACAATATTGTATCCATGCCGAACACAATATATATACCAAGCCATGATCATATGCAAAACGGTATAGTTTCGGACCAGGTATTGCCTGGCACAACATACTCCGAGTATCAGTACTATAGCATTCCAACGGATGAACGACTTATTGAGGAGGTTCACAGTATTGGAATCTATCCAGATCTTGTG AACGGAGATGAAGACATAAACGAAGATATTGGTAAAATGGATGACAAATACCAGGAACAG GTGTCCAAGAAGAAAAGGCTACTTGGGAAACTACTAAGTTCCGCTTCTAAGGCTAAAGAACTCCAGGAAAA GGAATTTGAAGGACATGGTCTTGAGAATCTTGTGGCAATGGCTTATACAAAGTACAGG AATTGCCGGGGTTCTAATGTTCATGGGATGAAGAGTGCTACTGGTAAAATGGCCAAACAAGCTGCCTTAACTTTTGTTAAGCGCACACTGGAACGATGCCAGGAATTTGAGGCAACTGGAAAGAGTTGCTTTGATGAACCATTGTACAGGGACATGTTCCTTGCTGGAGTATCACGGCTCACTGATGAACAACCTCCAAATTTAAACAACGATAATGAATTTTGCGAGCCTTATCTTAGGACATCTGGAGGCTCTATGGAAGTTAGAGCTTCAG CTCATGTGGGTGCGCAGCAGAGTCCTTCAAACAATCAGGAAACGTATTATTCTGAAGTGTTCCCATCGTCAAATTTGGGGTCTGAACCAAATTCTGGTAAAGAAGATAGCTGGTCAAATAGAGTGAAAAGGAGGGAACTACTACTTGATGAAGTTGGTGTTAGCACATCTCCGGGTGCCCCATCGTGCATTAGAGGTTCACTTGTATGCAGTGCAAAAGGAAAAAGGACAGAGAGAGACAGAGAAGGGAAAGGAAATAGCAGGGAGGTGGTGTCCAGAAGTGGAACTGCTAAAATTGGTCGCCCTGCATCAGCCACTGTCAAGGGTGAGCGGAAGTCCAAGGCAAAACCTAAGCAGAAAAATGTTCATTTATCTGCTTCTATTAATGGTCCTCTAGGAAAGATGGCAGAACAAACAAAAGGAATGTTGCCATCAACACTCAAGTCAAACGATATGATTGGAAGAGAGATCCCTGAGGATAAAAACGATTATAATCTTGACATATTGGAGGAACCAATAGATTTATCTGGGCTGCAACTCCCTGACATGGATCCCAATGATTTTAGTGGTAAAGGAGAAGATATAGGATCATGGTTGGATATAGAAGACGACGGATTACAAGATCATGATTATATGGGTGGCCTTGAAATACCAATGGATGACCTGACGAATTTAAATATGATGATTTGA